In Streptomyces sp. NBC_01439, the following are encoded in one genomic region:
- a CDS encoding SulP family inorganic anion transporter, which translates to MPQHGRIAAVPPAFRGYGRNWLRGDALAGITVAAYLVPQVMAYAGVAGLPPVVGLWAVLPAMALYALSGTSRLLSVGPESTTALMTAVAVGPLAAGDPARYAVLAAALALVVGLLALVARAVRLGFLADLLSRPVLVGYLAGVAFIMIVDQLPRLTGTSGSGSGFFPQLSSFLRHIGDLHGPTTLMAAGCLLLLFTLPLLRRPLPGPLVVLVLSTVVVAVFALDADQGIDVIGTVPTGLPSFALPRPADLADLVLPALGVLLVGYTDVVLTARAFARHDDPQPLDANRELLALGAANLGAGLLQGFPVSSSASRTALADSSGARTQAYSLVGAACVAAVLLFLAPLLSHTPSAALGAIVVYAAVRLVEVSEFRRLAAFRRREFLLALGCGLGVLAFGILYGVLLAVALSVAELLTRVARPHDAVEGMVLGLAGMHDIDDYPSARTVPGLLIYRYDSPLFFANAEDFRRRALASVAAQEDPVHWFVLNTEANVEVDITALDAVEALRSELARRDIVFALARVKQDLRRPLDAYGLTSAVGPERIFPTLPTAVAAYQDWRRATGHDPAL; encoded by the coding sequence ATGCCCCAGCACGGACGGATCGCGGCGGTCCCGCCCGCCTTCCGTGGCTACGGGAGGAACTGGCTACGGGGCGACGCCCTGGCCGGGATCACGGTCGCCGCCTACCTGGTTCCCCAGGTCATGGCGTACGCGGGGGTGGCAGGTCTGCCCCCGGTCGTCGGCCTGTGGGCCGTGCTGCCCGCCATGGCCCTCTACGCCCTGAGCGGTACCTCGCGCCTGCTGTCCGTCGGACCGGAGTCGACCACCGCCCTCATGACCGCCGTGGCCGTCGGACCGTTGGCAGCGGGCGACCCCGCGCGTTACGCGGTGCTCGCGGCAGCCCTGGCGCTCGTCGTCGGCCTGCTCGCTCTGGTCGCACGGGCCGTCCGGCTCGGCTTCCTGGCCGATCTCCTCTCCAGGCCCGTGCTCGTCGGCTACCTGGCCGGAGTCGCCTTCATCATGATCGTGGACCAGCTGCCCCGCCTCACCGGCACCAGCGGTAGCGGATCGGGATTCTTCCCCCAGCTCTCGTCGTTCCTCCGCCACATCGGCGACCTCCACGGGCCCACGACGCTGATGGCCGCGGGCTGTCTGCTCCTGCTGTTCACCCTGCCCCTGCTACGGCGGCCCCTGCCCGGACCGCTCGTCGTCCTCGTCCTGTCCACGGTGGTGGTGGCCGTCTTCGCGCTGGACGCGGACCAGGGGATCGACGTCATCGGCACGGTCCCGACCGGCCTGCCCTCCTTCGCCCTGCCCCGGCCGGCCGACCTCGCCGACCTGGTGCTGCCGGCCCTCGGCGTGCTCCTGGTCGGCTACACCGACGTCGTCCTCACCGCACGCGCCTTCGCCCGGCACGACGACCCACAGCCCTTGGACGCCAACCGGGAGCTGCTGGCCCTCGGCGCGGCGAACCTCGGCGCCGGACTCCTCCAGGGCTTCCCGGTCAGCAGCAGTGCCAGCCGCACCGCCCTCGCGGACTCTTCGGGAGCCCGCACCCAGGCGTACTCCCTCGTGGGCGCCGCCTGCGTGGCCGCCGTCCTCCTCTTCCTCGCCCCGCTGCTCAGCCACACCCCCTCCGCCGCACTCGGCGCCATCGTCGTCTATGCCGCCGTACGCCTGGTCGAAGTGAGCGAGTTCCGCAGGCTCGCGGCCTTCCGCCGCCGCGAGTTCCTGCTCGCCCTCGGCTGCGGTCTCGGCGTCCTCGCCTTCGGCATCCTGTACGGCGTGCTCCTCGCCGTGGCGCTGTCCGTCGCCGAACTCCTCACCCGGGTCGCCCGCCCCCACGACGCGGTCGAGGGGATGGTGCTCGGTCTGGCCGGCATGCACGACATCGACGACTATCCGTCCGCGCGCACCGTGCCCGGTCTCCTCATCTACCGCTACGACTCACCGCTGTTCTTCGCCAACGCCGAGGACTTCCGCCGCCGGGCGCTGGCCTCGGTCGCTGCCCAGGAAGACCCCGTCCACTGGTTCGTCCTGAACACCGAGGCCAACGTCGAGGTCGACATCACCGCCCTCGACGCCGTCGAGGCCCTGCGCTCGGAACTCGCCCGCCGGGACATCGTGTTCGCACTCGCCCGCGTCAAACAGGACCTGCGCCGCCCCCTCGACGCCTACGGCCTGACGTCCGCCGTCGGCCCGGAGCGCATCTTCCCCACGCTCCCCACCGCCGTCGCCGCCTACCAGGACTGGCGACGCGCCACGGGACACGACCCGGCCCTTTGA
- a CDS encoding VOC family protein, with protein MSRPVSGTLHHVELWVPDLDRAIASLGWLLETLGHSPFQHWENGHSWRLGPTYLVVEESPALTADRHDRCRPGLNHLAFHVEDPAAVERLAEESTGHGWHLMFPDRHPHAGGPQHYAAYLENDDGFEVELVAAPAPG; from the coding sequence ATGAGCCGGCCGGTCAGCGGCACCCTGCACCACGTCGAACTCTGGGTGCCGGATCTCGACCGCGCGATCGCCTCGCTCGGCTGGCTCCTGGAGACACTGGGCCACTCCCCCTTCCAGCACTGGGAGAACGGCCACAGCTGGCGGCTCGGACCGACCTACCTGGTCGTCGAGGAGTCCCCGGCCCTCACCGCGGACCGGCACGACCGCTGCCGGCCGGGCCTGAACCACCTGGCCTTCCACGTCGAGGATCCCGCCGCGGTCGAGCGCCTGGCCGAGGAGTCGACCGGGCACGGCTGGCACCTGATGTTCCCGGACCGCCATCCGCACGCCGGCGGCCCCCAGCACTACGCCGCCTACCTGGAGAACGACGACGGCTTCGAGGTCGAACTCGTCGCGGCCCCCGCCCCCGGCTGA
- a CDS encoding response regulator transcription factor, with protein MSDDPNASSEAPVKVFLLDDHEVVRRGLRDLLDAEPDIVVVGEAGTAEQALVRGLALRPDVAVLDVRLPDGDGITVCRELRSRMPGLACLMLTSFDDEDALLDAIMAGAAGYVLKQIKGSDLVSAVRTVATGQSMLDPATTARLMRSLRAPEAAKPPEDARLAALSERERAVLELIGDGLTNRQIAKQLYLSEKTVKNHISRLLGKLGVERRVQAAVIAAQVHEHNAGTAK; from the coding sequence ATGTCCGATGATCCGAACGCCTCCTCCGAAGCGCCGGTCAAGGTGTTCCTCCTCGACGACCACGAGGTGGTCCGGCGCGGGCTGCGAGACCTCCTGGACGCAGAGCCGGACATCGTCGTCGTGGGCGAAGCCGGCACCGCCGAGCAGGCACTGGTCCGCGGGCTGGCGCTCCGTCCGGACGTCGCCGTACTCGACGTGCGGCTGCCCGACGGCGACGGCATCACCGTCTGCCGCGAGCTCCGCTCGCGCATGCCGGGCCTGGCCTGTCTGATGCTGACCTCGTTCGACGACGAGGACGCCCTGCTGGACGCGATCATGGCGGGTGCCGCCGGCTACGTGCTGAAGCAGATCAAGGGCTCCGACCTGGTCTCGGCCGTGCGCACGGTGGCCACGGGCCAGTCGATGCTGGACCCCGCGACCACCGCCCGTCTGATGCGCTCCCTGCGCGCCCCTGAAGCGGCGAAGCCACCGGAAGACGCCCGCCTGGCGGCCCTGTCCGAACGGGAGCGGGCCGTCCTCGAACTCATCGGCGACGGCCTCACCAACCGGCAGATCGCCAAGCAGCTCTACTTGTCCGAAAAGACGGTCAAGAACCACATCTCACGGCTGCTGGGCAAACTCGGCGTCGAGCGGCGGGTCCAGGCCGCCGTCATCGCCGCCCAAGTGCACGAGCACAACGCCGGGACGGCGAAGTAG
- a CDS encoding MepB family protein produces the protein MTTKHPAPSPPPSPVPWSDTVTSHADLAAAKALVYDPCGFTCSQPVPEAESADYAAHTFTLDGRSVRFRAARTTPTKVGQFVTVWKRSPGGPIQPFDAADPVDLFVISTRDGDHFGQFVLPTEALRRHGVVSTDGSGGKRAFRVYPPWVTTTNRQAGRAQEWQLDHFLHLPEDGPVDLARARELYG, from the coding sequence ATGACGACGAAGCACCCCGCGCCATCTCCCCCGCCCAGCCCCGTACCGTGGTCGGACACCGTCACGTCCCACGCGGACCTCGCCGCGGCGAAGGCGCTCGTCTACGACCCCTGCGGATTCACCTGTTCGCAGCCGGTCCCCGAAGCGGAGAGCGCGGACTACGCCGCCCACACCTTCACCCTGGACGGCCGCTCCGTCCGGTTCCGCGCGGCACGGACCACGCCCACCAAGGTCGGGCAGTTCGTCACCGTCTGGAAGCGGTCCCCGGGCGGTCCCATCCAGCCCTTCGACGCCGCGGACCCCGTGGACCTCTTCGTCATCAGCACCCGCGACGGTGACCACTTCGGCCAGTTCGTGCTCCCGACGGAGGCGCTGCGCCGGCACGGCGTGGTGTCGACGGACGGCTCCGGCGGGAAGCGCGCCTTCCGCGTCTACCCACCGTGGGTGACCACCACCAACCGCCAGGCGGGCAGGGCCCAGGAGTGGCAGCTCGACCATTTCCTGCACCTGCCCGAGGACGGGCCGGTGGACCTCGCCCGCGCCCGCGAGCTCTACGGATGA
- a CDS encoding CBS domain-containing protein → MPASRYTVSDVMTHTAIAIGREASYKEIVELMHQWNVSAVPVLEGEGRVVGVVSEADLLPKEEFRRTEPALPEQLEEASKAGAVLAEELMSSPAITVHPDAPVAEAARIMARKHVKRLPVVDALGALEGVVSRSDLLKVFLRPDEEVEEEIRQSVLADLAPEVALACAVQDGVVTLRGPLRDRALIPLLARAVRAVEGVVDVRMELDSKASTDGTDTVISARRG, encoded by the coding sequence ATGCCCGCATCCCGCTACACCGTCAGTGACGTCATGACGCACACCGCCATCGCCATCGGCCGCGAGGCGTCGTACAAGGAGATCGTCGAGCTGATGCACCAGTGGAACGTCAGCGCGGTCCCCGTCCTGGAGGGCGAGGGCCGCGTCGTCGGCGTGGTCTCCGAGGCGGACCTGCTGCCGAAGGAGGAGTTCCGGCGTACGGAACCCGCGCTGCCCGAGCAGTTGGAGGAGGCTTCGAAGGCCGGCGCGGTTCTGGCCGAGGAGCTCATGTCGAGTCCGGCGATCACCGTGCACCCCGACGCGCCCGTCGCCGAAGCCGCCCGGATCATGGCCCGCAAGCACGTCAAGCGCCTGCCCGTGGTGGACGCGCTCGGCGCGCTGGAGGGCGTGGTCAGTCGCAGCGACCTGCTGAAGGTGTTCCTGCGGCCCGACGAGGAGGTGGAGGAGGAGATCCGCCAGAGCGTGCTCGCCGACCTGGCGCCCGAGGTGGCCTTGGCATGCGCCGTGCAGGACGGCGTGGTCACCTTGCGCGGCCCACTGCGGGACCGGGCCCTGATCCCCCTGCTCGCCCGGGCCGTGCGCGCGGTCGAGGGCGTCGTGGACGTCCGGATGGAGCTGGACAGCAAGGCGAGCACGGACGGCACGGACACCGTCATCTCTGCCCGGCGTGGCTAG
- a CDS encoding universal stress protein yields the protein MESTFRAPDTSSVIVGVDGSESARSAALWAAEEAVRRDRPLHVVYGADTDGRGLYLSAETVEMVRFRGRELLDDTAKAVAAEYPDLNVTTEFSRADAVTALHRAAGRHGTVVVGHRGLGGFNSLLLGSVGLGTAAVAMTPVIVVRGTHGAEETGTVLAAVRDEHDVQIARYAAREAELRGASLRLLHVWNILQSVGEVVSMLDGVVEIASGHEETLRAATDAIRGEFPDLEIQTDAEKSISVAGVLVEASRHADLLVMGGRRAPGPLGLAPNLGRATHSLLHHAHCPVLLVPRTGADSGSRA from the coding sequence GTGGAAAGTACCTTCCGCGCTCCGGACACCAGCTCGGTCATCGTCGGCGTGGACGGCTCGGAGTCGGCGCGCAGCGCCGCCCTGTGGGCTGCCGAGGAGGCGGTGCGCCGTGACCGTCCCCTCCACGTCGTGTACGGGGCCGACACCGACGGCAGGGGCCTGTACCTGTCGGCGGAAACCGTGGAGATGGTCCGCTTCCGCGGTCGGGAGTTGCTGGACGACACGGCGAAGGCCGTGGCGGCCGAGTACCCCGACCTGAACGTGACCACCGAGTTCAGCCGGGCTGACGCCGTCACCGCCCTGCACCGGGCCGCCGGCCGCCACGGCACGGTCGTGGTGGGCCACCGGGGCCTGGGCGGATTCAACTCCCTCCTGCTCGGATCGGTGGGGCTGGGCACCGCGGCCGTCGCCATGACCCCCGTCATCGTCGTACGAGGCACCCACGGGGCCGAGGAGACCGGCACGGTCCTCGCCGCCGTGCGCGACGAGCACGACGTCCAGATCGCCCGGTACGCCGCCCGGGAAGCCGAGTTGCGGGGGGCCTCCCTGCGGCTGCTGCACGTGTGGAACATCCTCCAGTCCGTCGGCGAGGTGGTCAGCATGCTCGACGGCGTCGTCGAGATCGCGAGCGGCCACGAAGAGACCCTGCGGGCCGCCACGGACGCGATCCGCGGTGAATTCCCCGACCTGGAGATCCAGACCGACGCGGAGAAGAGCATCTCCGTCGCCGGAGTCCTGGTCGAGGCCTCCCGCCACGCCGACCTGCTCGTCATGGGCGGCCGCCGGGCCCCCGGACCCCTCGGACTCGCCCCCAACCTGGGCAGGGCCACGCACAGCCTGCTGCACCACGCGCACTGCCCCGTCCTCCTCGTCCCCCGGACCGGCGCCGATTCCGGGAGCCGGGCGTGA